A genome region from Hymenobacter tibetensis includes the following:
- a CDS encoding LytR/AlgR family response regulator transcription factor, producing MNVLLLEDEYPAAERLQRLLLEACPEAHLLAVLDSVAGALKWLATNPAPDLILSDIQLADGLSLEVFEQAVVRSPVIFTTAYDAYAIRAFKANSVDYLLKPVKLAELQAALTKLREWRSPVAAPQTASVADDRAQRLERLLDSLPRPDRQYKTRFLVRSGEQLLPVSVGQIAWFQSRHENTTLVVTDGRRFVVDYTLEQLESLLDPSQFFRLNRQFIAQLPAVQRLHPHFNGKLLLDLHPAPTEEVLISREKANAVKQWLEG from the coding sequence ATGAACGTTCTGCTGCTTGAAGACGAATATCCAGCCGCAGAGCGTTTGCAGCGCCTGTTGCTGGAAGCATGCCCCGAGGCGCACCTGCTAGCCGTACTCGACAGCGTAGCGGGTGCCCTGAAGTGGCTGGCTACCAACCCCGCACCCGACCTGATTTTGTCTGATATCCAACTGGCCGATGGGTTGAGTTTGGAGGTGTTCGAGCAGGCCGTGGTGCGCAGCCCCGTCATCTTCACCACCGCTTACGACGCTTACGCCATTCGGGCTTTCAAAGCCAACAGCGTGGACTATTTGCTGAAGCCTGTGAAGCTGGCGGAGTTGCAGGCGGCTCTTACCAAGCTGCGCGAATGGCGCAGCCCCGTGGCTGCACCGCAAACTGCCAGCGTAGCCGACGACAGAGCCCAGCGCCTCGAGCGCCTTCTCGACAGCCTCCCTCGCCCCGACCGGCAATACAAAACACGCTTTCTGGTTCGTAGCGGCGAGCAGTTGCTGCCTGTATCTGTTGGGCAGATAGCGTGGTTTCAGAGCCGCCACGAAAACACCACCCTCGTTGTCACCGACGGCCGCCGCTTCGTGGTCGATTATACGTTGGAACAACTGGAAAGCCTGCTCGACCCAAGCCAGTTTTTTCGCCTCAACCGTCAGTTCATCGCGCAGCTGCCGGCCGTACAGCGTTTGCACCCGCACTTCAACGGCAAGCTGCTGCTCGATTTGCACCCTGCCCCCACTGAGGAAGTCCTAATAAGCCGGGAGAAGGCCAACGCAGTGAAGCAATGGCTGGAAGGCTAG
- a CDS encoding LytR/AlgR family response regulator transcription factor: MPQPLRALIIEDEPLAANRLAGLLSKQQPALEVVGKAESVAEAEALLQKLQPAPDVLFLDIHLADGLSFELFERMEIRSPVIFTTAYDKYALRAFKVNSVDYLLKPIDPEELTAALSKLHQLRAAATPTFDAALLARVLQQAQPAKEYKARFVVRVGEHLKAIPVEQIAYFASLEKVTLLHTREGRRFVVDYTLEQLEQLLDPTEFFRLNRAYLAHAESIHDIIHYTNSRLQTILKPTVPENETVLVSREKVAAFKAWLDR, from the coding sequence ATGCCGCAACCCTTACGTGCCCTCATTATAGAAGACGAACCGCTGGCGGCCAACCGGCTGGCTGGGTTGCTGAGCAAGCAACAGCCGGCTCTTGAAGTGGTGGGCAAAGCAGAGTCGGTGGCGGAGGCCGAGGCGTTGCTGCAGAAGTTGCAGCCAGCGCCCGACGTGCTGTTTCTCGATATTCATTTGGCCGATGGGCTGAGCTTCGAGCTGTTCGAGCGAATGGAAATCCGCAGCCCCGTCATCTTCACTACGGCTTATGACAAGTACGCTCTGCGCGCGTTCAAGGTGAACAGCGTCGATTACCTGCTCAAGCCCATTGACCCCGAGGAACTGACGGCGGCTCTCAGCAAGCTGCACCAGCTGCGGGCAGCGGCCACGCCCACCTTCGATGCGGCGCTGCTGGCGCGGGTGCTCCAGCAGGCGCAACCGGCCAAGGAGTACAAGGCCCGGTTCGTGGTGCGGGTAGGAGAGCATTTGAAAGCCATTCCGGTAGAGCAGATAGCCTACTTTGCCAGCCTGGAAAAAGTAACGCTGCTGCACACCCGCGAAGGCCGCCGCTTTGTGGTCGATTACACACTCGAGCAGCTCGAGCAGCTACTCGACCCCACCGAGTTTTTCCGCCTCAACCGCGCCTACCTGGCCCACGCCGAGTCCATTCACGACATCATTCACTACACCAACTCCCGCCTCCAAACCATTCTCAAACCCACCGTACCCGAAAACGAAACCGTGCTGGTAAGCCGCGAAAAAGTGGCCGCTTTCAAAGCATGGCTGGATAGGTAA
- a CDS encoding alkene reductase, which produces MSQESTLFTSFQLGPLSLPNRFAMAPMTRSRANNDGNVPTDSTVEYYVQRASAGLIITEGSQISQQGVGYIYTPGIYSDAQVAGWKKVTDAVHAAGGRIFMQLWHVGAISHPFFHNGGLPVAPSAVQPTGVKAFTGSGMEEIPTPRALETHEVKAVVEDFRKAAENAKKAGFDGVEVHGANGYLVDQFIQDGTNKRTDEYGGSVENRARFALEVVEAVAGVFGADRTGIRLSPTGRVGGINDSNRLATFSYVTEQLNKFGLAYLHVIEALPGHSMAVEPGQEPVGPALRKIFKGPFILNGGYTQETAEAALANNEADLIAFGVPFIANPDLVERYQRGTALNNPDQATFYGGDDHGYIDYPSLEEATASATQDIDQSKK; this is translated from the coding sequence ATGAGTCAGGAATCAACCTTGTTCACCTCTTTTCAACTAGGCCCGCTGAGCTTGCCTAACCGCTTTGCCATGGCGCCCATGACCCGTAGCCGGGCCAACAACGATGGCAACGTGCCTACCGATTCAACGGTGGAGTACTACGTGCAGCGCGCTTCTGCGGGCCTCATCATTACGGAGGGCTCCCAGATTTCACAGCAAGGCGTGGGCTATATCTACACGCCCGGCATTTATTCAGACGCTCAAGTGGCTGGCTGGAAAAAGGTAACGGACGCGGTGCACGCGGCGGGTGGCCGCATTTTTATGCAGCTGTGGCACGTGGGCGCTATTTCGCACCCATTTTTCCACAATGGTGGGCTGCCCGTAGCTCCTTCGGCCGTGCAGCCCACGGGCGTGAAAGCCTTCACCGGCAGCGGTATGGAAGAAATTCCAACGCCGCGGGCCTTGGAAACGCACGAGGTGAAAGCAGTGGTGGAAGACTTCCGCAAAGCCGCTGAAAACGCCAAAAAAGCTGGGTTCGATGGGGTGGAAGTCCATGGTGCCAACGGCTATTTGGTGGACCAGTTCATCCAGGACGGCACCAACAAGCGCACCGACGAGTACGGCGGCAGCGTGGAAAACCGCGCCCGTTTCGCGCTGGAAGTGGTGGAAGCAGTAGCTGGCGTGTTTGGCGCCGACCGCACCGGCATCCGCCTGTCGCCAACCGGCCGGGTAGGTGGTATCAACGATTCCAACCGCTTAGCTACGTTCAGCTACGTAACCGAGCAGCTTAATAAGTTTGGGTTGGCATACCTACACGTTATCGAGGCGCTGCCCGGCCACAGCATGGCGGTGGAGCCCGGCCAGGAGCCAGTAGGCCCAGCATTACGCAAGATTTTCAAGGGGCCATTCATTTTAAACGGTGGCTACACGCAGGAAACCGCCGAAGCTGCCCTCGCCAACAACGAAGCCGACCTGATTGCCTTTGGCGTTCCGTTCATTGCCAACCCCGATCTGGTGGAGCGTTACCAGCGTGGTACGGCCCTCAACAACCCCGATCAGGCAACGTTCTACGGCGGCGACGACCACGGCTATATCGACTATCCTTCGCTGGAAGAAGCAACAGCTTCCGCCACCCAGGACATCGACCAAAGCAAGAAGTAA
- a CDS encoding sensor histidine kinase, with translation MPDFTPGYLPDQRSWATLRKTLRSLLAVCLSVSVVLSALNDWKNWPITFAYTTVYTMALWLANGYGVDWLNKRMSWTDRPLRRLVVTLLVSLTGSLVVIVGVQTAFTVLYWHEPLGSLFRSSNRGNFVVPLIVTLIISLFLHSRSFLLQWREAAIRAERVEKENAVARLDSLRRQVDPHFLFNSLNALTSLIEEEDPARATRFVRQLAKVYRYVLDSQEQEVVTLAEEMQFVEAYVFLQRTRLGDGLEVEINLPPAAYLDQLLVPPLAVQLLVENALKHNATSQKQPLRISIRLDVASQQLTVRNALRYRRVPDGESTGLGLQNLSARYAFLTSQPLTVHKTEAEFVVTLPVLTLASSPIFSS, from the coding sequence ATGCCTGACTTCACCCCCGGCTATTTGCCCGACCAACGCTCCTGGGCGACGCTGCGCAAGACGCTACGGTCGTTGCTGGCGGTTTGCTTGAGCGTGAGTGTGGTGCTGTCGGCGTTGAACGACTGGAAAAACTGGCCCATCACCTTTGCCTACACCACCGTGTACACCATGGCACTGTGGCTGGCCAACGGCTACGGGGTAGATTGGCTCAACAAGCGCATGTCGTGGACAGACCGGCCGCTCCGCCGGCTGGTGGTTACGCTGCTGGTTTCCTTGACCGGGTCGTTGGTGGTGATTGTGGGCGTGCAGACGGCGTTTACTGTCTTGTATTGGCACGAGCCTCTGGGGTCCCTTTTTCGGTCGAGCAACCGGGGCAATTTTGTGGTGCCGCTGATTGTCACGCTCATCATCTCGCTGTTTTTGCATAGCCGCTCGTTTTTGCTGCAATGGCGCGAAGCGGCCATCCGGGCCGAACGGGTGGAAAAGGAAAACGCCGTGGCCCGCCTCGATTCTCTGCGCCGCCAGGTGGACCCGCACTTTCTCTTCAATTCCCTGAACGCCCTGACTTCTCTCATCGAAGAAGAAGACCCCGCCCGCGCCACGCGCTTCGTTCGCCAGCTCGCGAAGGTGTACCGCTACGTGCTCGACAGCCAGGAACAGGAAGTGGTGACGCTGGCTGAGGAAATGCAGTTCGTGGAAGCCTACGTGTTCTTGCAGCGCACCCGCCTCGGCGACGGACTGGAGGTGGAAATAAATCTGCCGCCAGCTGCCTACTTAGACCAGCTGCTAGTGCCGCCGCTGGCTGTGCAGTTGCTGGTCGAAAACGCCCTCAAGCACAACGCCACCAGCCAGAAGCAGCCGCTGCGCATCAGCATTAGGTTGGACGTGGCCAGCCAGCAACTTACCGTGCGCAATGCCCTGCGCTACCGCCGGGTGCCCGACGGCGAATCGACGGGCCTGGGGTTGCAGAACTTGTCGGCGCGGTATGCCTTCCTGACTTCCCAGCCACTGACCGTGCACAAGACGGAAGCAGAGTTTGTGGTGACGCTGCCGGTGTTGACGCTGGCAAGCTCTCCAATTTTTTCAAGCTGA
- a CDS encoding TonB-dependent receptor: MKRLLLALLLLLASTLGLRAQSTTMLSGTVRDAAGQALPGVNVFLRGTFDGTSTDTLGAFRFETQQAGAATLVLSLLGYQPQELPLALNGQPLKLSLKMKGTPHALGSVVVTAGAFEASDEKRSAALNTRDVQTTAGALADVAGALNTLPGTTKVGEDGMLFVRGGAANETKVYMDGLPVQNFYAGSVPAVPARGRFSPTLFRGTVFSTGGYSALYGQALSGVLLLNSTDLSQETQTGLSVSNLFVGASRTKRWEQTSLDVSADYTNLTPYTGLIPQNVEWVQAPRSGSGSVKLAHRTGQAGMLKVYGTWSAQRLTIRQPSPEPVGQQTVALQNGNGYLNTTFRSPLRRGWSVQTGVALSRDDKDVQPDTLRLRTLEQALVGRVVLTNDSAGSRWNLKLGVEGVGQQVTQQYQPHVIDADTRYETSFIEKRAAGFVESDFQLSDRLAGRVGGRVEYSALLGKANAAPRLALAYQTSENSSVSGAYGRFYQTPDNSLLLVQPSLRFEQATHSVLTYQYNHDGKLLQAEVYRKTYNHLTRYDGQDLRNAATYDNGGTGYARGLDVLWRDRKTVKNLEYWVSYGLLDTRRQYRADPVAAVPTFAARHNVSVVGKYWVPKLNTLFGATASYGSPRRYHDYNQEGYNQGVLPTYQDVSLNASYLTRLFGQFTIVHVSASNLLGRQNVYGYRYASTPAASGQFNRVAVTPTAPRMLFVGVFISINKKNPGDVNERPE, from the coding sequence ATGAAACGTCTGCTACTCGCGCTGCTCTTGCTGCTGGCCTCCACCTTGGGGCTGCGGGCCCAATCCACTACCATGCTCAGCGGTACCGTCCGCGACGCAGCGGGGCAGGCCCTGCCGGGCGTGAACGTGTTCCTGCGCGGTACCTTCGATGGTACCAGCACCGATACGCTGGGCGCCTTCCGGTTCGAGACGCAGCAGGCCGGGGCCGCTACGCTGGTATTGAGCTTGTTGGGGTATCAGCCGCAGGAGTTGCCACTGGCTTTGAACGGGCAGCCACTGAAGCTGAGCTTGAAGATGAAGGGCACTCCGCATGCCTTGGGCTCGGTGGTGGTAACGGCTGGCGCCTTTGAGGCCAGCGACGAGAAGCGCTCCGCCGCCCTCAACACCCGCGACGTGCAGACCACAGCGGGCGCGTTAGCCGACGTAGCGGGCGCCCTTAACACGCTGCCTGGCACCACCAAAGTAGGAGAGGACGGCATGCTGTTCGTGCGTGGTGGGGCCGCCAATGAAACCAAAGTGTACATGGACGGCCTGCCTGTGCAGAACTTCTACGCCGGGTCGGTGCCCGCCGTGCCCGCCCGCGGCCGGTTTTCGCCCACGCTGTTTCGGGGCACGGTGTTTAGCACTGGCGGCTATTCGGCGCTATACGGGCAGGCACTGTCGGGCGTGCTGCTGCTGAACTCCACGGACTTGTCGCAGGAAACGCAAACGGGATTATCGGTAAGCAACTTGTTTGTGGGAGCTTCGCGCACCAAGCGGTGGGAGCAAACTTCGCTGGATGTATCGGCCGATTATACCAACCTGACGCCTTACACCGGGCTGATACCGCAGAATGTAGAGTGGGTGCAAGCGCCCCGCTCGGGCAGTGGGTCCGTCAAGTTGGCCCACCGCACCGGCCAGGCCGGGATGTTGAAAGTGTACGGCACCTGGAGCGCGCAACGCCTCACCATCCGGCAGCCTAGCCCCGAGCCCGTCGGCCAGCAAACGGTAGCGCTACAAAATGGCAACGGCTACCTCAACACCACCTTCCGCAGCCCCTTGCGCCGCGGCTGGAGCGTGCAAACCGGCGTGGCCCTGTCGCGCGACGACAAAGACGTGCAACCCGATACGCTGCGGCTGCGCACCCTGGAGCAAGCTCTGGTAGGCCGGGTGGTGCTGACCAACGACTCGGCGGGCTCCCGCTGGAACCTCAAGCTCGGAGTAGAAGGCGTAGGGCAACAAGTAACCCAACAGTACCAGCCTCACGTCATCGACGCCGACACTCGGTACGAAACCAGCTTCATCGAAAAGCGGGCGGCTGGCTTCGTGGAATCAGACTTCCAGTTGAGCGACCGGCTGGCGGGCCGGGTTGGCGGCCGGGTGGAGTATTCGGCGCTACTTGGCAAGGCTAATGCTGCTCCCCGCCTGGCCCTGGCTTACCAAACCAGCGAGAATAGCTCGGTGTCCGGCGCTTACGGCCGGTTCTACCAAACGCCTGACAACAGCTTGCTGCTGGTGCAGCCTAGTCTGCGCTTCGAGCAAGCCACGCATTCGGTGCTCACCTATCAATACAACCACGACGGCAAGCTGCTGCAAGCAGAAGTGTACCGCAAAACCTACAACCACCTCACCCGCTACGACGGCCAGGATCTGCGCAACGCCGCCACCTACGACAACGGCGGTACCGGCTACGCCCGCGGCCTCGACGTGCTCTGGCGCGACCGGAAAACGGTGAAGAACCTGGAGTATTGGGTAAGCTACGGCCTCCTCGACACCCGCCGCCAATACCGCGCCGACCCCGTAGCTGCCGTGCCCACCTTCGCCGCCCGGCACAACGTATCGGTAGTCGGCAAGTATTGGGTACCCAAACTCAATACGCTTTTTGGGGCCACCGCCTCCTATGGTAGCCCCCGCCGCTACCACGACTACAATCAGGAAGGCTACAACCAAGGCGTACTGCCCACCTATCAGGATGTTAGCCTGAATGCCAGCTACCTCACCCGCCTGTTCGGCCAGTTCACCATCGTCCACGTCTCGGCCTCCAACCTGCTCGGCCGCCAGAATGTGTACGGCTACCGCTACGCCAGCACCCCCGCTGCCAGCGGCCAGTTCAACCGCGTGGCCGTGACACCCACCGCGCCCCGCATGCTGTTTGTGGGCGTGTTCATCTCGATAAACAAGAAAAACCCTGGCGACGTGAACGAGCGGCCCGAGTAG